One Polynucleobacter sp. SHI8 genomic window, CGTGCAGCCAGACCATTTGCTGCCAAAATTAGGAATGTTGCAGCCAATATTACTCGTGCAAACCCCGAGTATCGACCACCATTTTTAGTTGAAAGAGAAGTTAAAAATGTTGGCATCATTTTAATTACTACTGACAAGGGATTGTGCGGTGGATTGAATACGAATATTTTACGTATGCTAACCACAAGTATGAAGTCTTGGCACGGTGATAAAAAAGATATTTTGTGTACTGCAATAGGTGCAAAAGGCTTTCAATTCCTAAACCGAATTAAAGCAAAGCTCGTATCACACGCTACACATTTAGGTGATAAGCCATTGCTTGATGATTTAATTGGTACGATTAAAATTCAACTTGATGCTTTTGAAAAAGGCGAAGTTGATGAAATTTACTTATGCTACAACCGCTTTATCAATACGATGAAGCAAGAGCCAGTAATTGAAAAGATATTACCATTGCCGATGGAAAGCCTAGATCAATCTTCACAAGAGAAGGTTGCTTACGGTTGGGACTACATATATGAGCCAGATGCTCAAACAGTATTAGATGATTTACTGAAAAAATATATTGAAGCAATCATATATCAGGCAGTATCAGAAAACATGGCCTCTGAACAATCAGCTCGAATGGTTGCGATGAAAGCGGCTTCTGATAATGCGAAGAACTTAATAGCGGAATTACAGCTTGACTATAACAAGACACGTCAAGCGGCTATTACTAAAGAATTATCAGAAATTGTAAGTGGCGCAGCAGCGGTTTAATTTAAAGAATTGTAAATATTGATTTGATTGGAGAAATGCGATGAGTAACGGAAATATCGTTCAATGTATTGGAGCTGTTGTGGATATTCAGTTCCCGCGCGATGGTATGCCTAAGGTTTATGACGCCTTAGTTTTAGAAGAAAGCAATGAAGCATCTTTTGCTGAAAAAGGCTTAACTTTTGAAGTTCAACAACAGTTAGGCGACGGAGTTGTTCGTACAATTGCGATGGGTTCAAGCGATGGATTACGCCGTGGTATGAGCGTTCGTGGAACAGGTGCCCCAATTTCCGTTCCTGTGGGTCCTGCAACTCTTGGTCGTATTATGGACGTATTAGGAAGACCAATTGATGAGGCTGGTCCGATAGCAACAGAAGAGCGTAGATCTATTCATCAAGCTGCCCCAAAATTTGACGAACTTTCTCCTTCCGTAGATTTATTAGAGACAGGTATTAAGGTTATCGACCTTGTTTGCCCATTTGCTAAGGGTGGTAAAGTCGGACTGTTCGGTGGTGCGGGTGTGGGTAAAACAGTGAATATGATGGAATTAATTAATAACATTGCTAAACAACACTCAGGACTTTCTGTTTTTGCTGGTGTTGGCGAGAGAACTCGTGAGGGTAATGACTTCTATCATGAAATGAAGGATTCAAATGTTTTAGATAAAGTTGCAATGGTTTTTGGACAGATGAATGAGCCACCAGGAAACCGTTTACGTGTTGCGTTGACTGGCCTATCAATGGCTGAGCGTTTCCGTGATGAAGGAAGAGACATTCTGTTCTTCGTTGACAATATTTATCGTTATACCCTAGCTGGAACAGAGGTTTCTGCGCTTTTGGGGCGTATGCCATCAGCCGTAGGTTACCAGCCTACACTCGCAGATGAAATGGGACGTTTACAGGAGCGTATTACTTCTACTAAAACAGGCTCAATTACATCTATTCAGGCTGTTTATGTTCCAGCGGATGACTTAACTGACCCATCTCCTGCAACAACATTCCAACACTTAGACTCTACAGTTGTTTTATCACGTGATATTGCAGCACTTGGTATTTATCCTGCAGTTGATCCTTTAGACTCAACAAGTCGTCAGTTAGATCCATTAGTTGTTGGAACAGAGCACTATGCAGTTGCGCGTGGAGTTCAAACCACTTTGCAACGTTATAAAGAGTTGCGCGATATTATCGCTATTTTAGGTATGGATGAGCTTTCACCTGAAGATAAGCAGTCAGTTGCTCGTGCACGTAAAATCCAACGCTTCTTGTCACAGCCATTCCACGTCGCGGAAGTCTTTACAGGCTCTCCTGGAAAGTATGTAACTTTAAAAGAAACAATCCGTGGATTTAAAATGATTGTAGATGGAGAGTTAGACCACTTGCCAGAACAAGCATTCTATATGGTTGGCACAATTGACGAAGCTATTGAAAAAGCTAAGAAGCTTTAATTTAAATAAGGTTTTAATACATTATGGCTACCATACATGTTGATGTTGTAAGTGCAGAAAATTCGATTTATTCAGGCGAAGCTAAATTTATAGCTTTGCCTGGAGAATCCGGAGAGTTAGGCGTATTGCCAGGCCATACACCTTTAATCACTCGTATCCGCCCCGGATCCGTCAGAATTGAAAAACCCGATGGTGAAGAAGAGTTTGTTTTTGTTGCTGGTGGGATCCTTGAGGTTCAACCACACTCTGTTACGGTATTAGCCGATACTGCAATAAGAGGTGCAGATCTAGATGAAGCTAAAGCAAACGAAGCCAAGCGCCGCGCTGAAGATTTAATGGCTACTCGCACATCAGATATTGATTTTGCGCATGCTCAATCTGAGTTTGCTATGGCAGCGGCTCAACTTGCAGCTATTGCTAGATTCCGCAGAAAAAAATAAATAAAAATTGCCAGGTAATATCTTTCCTGAATTAATCAATGACAGGTTCTTAAAGGCTTGTCGTTTTGAGAAGTTAGACAGTACTCCAATTTGGTTAATGAGACAAGCGGGAAGATATCTACCGGAATATAACAAAACAAGAGCTAAAGCTGGAAGTTTTTTACAGTTAGCAAAAAATCCACAACTTTCATCAGAAGTAACCCTGCAGCCAATAGATCGTTATGGATTAGATGCTGCAATTTTATTTTCAGATATCCTAACTATTCCAGATGCAATGGGTCTTGGCTTGAGCTTTGAGCAGGGCGAAGGACCTAGATTTTCAAATCCCCTTAGAACTGAAAAGAGTATTAAGGATTTAAGAGTCGCAGACATGGATCAGTTGCGGTATGTCTTTGATGCCGTTAGTCAAATCAAAAAAGATCTAATTCAGGATGGCAAGCAAAGAGTTCCATTAATAGGGTTCTCAGGAAGCCCATGGACTTTAGCTTGCTATATGGTTGAGGGGGCTGGATCAAAAGATTTTCAAGAAACTAAAACGATGTTGTACAAACGCCCTGATTTAATGAAGCACATTTTAGATATTAATATTCAATCTGTTACAGAGTACCTTCGCTTACAAATTGAATCAGGAGCCCAAGCGGTTATGTTGTTTGATACTTGGGGTGGACTTTTGTCTTCTGTAGATTATTTAGAGTATTCATTGGCGCCGATGAGAGAGGTTATTAGAAGACTTCATGAAGATCGAGAGATAAAAGAACAAGTCCCTATTTTGTTATTTTCAAAAGGCGGAGCAATTTGGCTAAATGAAATGGCAAAATCAGGAGCCGATGTCTTAGGATTGGATTGGACTATTTCATTATCTAAGGCAAGAGAACTTTTGGGTAAACAAAAAATAGCGATACAAGGAAACCTTGATCCATTAACTTTATTAGGTGATCAAAAGATCATTAAAAAAAAGGTGAGTGAGCTATTTAATGAGTTGGCGCTTACTAAGGCAATCGATGATGAAATATCACCTCTAGATGGACATATTTTTAATCTAGGGCATGGAATTTCTCAATTTACTCCCCCAGAAAATGTCTACTGTTTAATTGATGCCATAAGATCAGAGTCGAAAAGGCACCGAACAAAGATAATTTGAGGTTACTTAAGTAAAATAGTAGAAAAGTTATACACAGGTAGCTTTGCTATCGACACATAACAGTACCTTGCAATAGATACTAAATTTGATTTCTACAAAAAGCCTATAAGTTGTTGATTTAAAATATAATATCTATATTAAGTGATGGAATCAATAAATAAAATGTGATTTCTCTAGAAAGAAAGGAAGTGTAAACTAACAAATAATCCACAGAGTTATCCACAGGATAATCTTAAAAAGAAAGATTTGAATCAAAGTTAGTAATTACTATGTTGTATCAAAAATAAATACGGAAAATAGTCATTCAAGTGATCGTAACTATAGCTATTGATGTTCCTATATTTCAACTATTTGATTACATCTGGAATCAAGAGGAGTTATTACAAGCTCCGCAAATAGGAGATATTGTAAAAGTTGAATTCAGAAAAAAAATTACAGCAGGTATTGTCTTACAAATAGATAAGAAGAATTCGTGTGCAAATGATCAAATAAGAAATTTAAAGCCAGTATTAGCAATAGCGCCCGATTTAAAAGTAACTACTCAAGTAATAAGTTTATGTCAGTTTTCAGCAAAATACTATTTAAAACCTTTAGGGGAGACATTATTTACAAGCATTCCTGCAGACTGGAAAAGGCCAAATAAATGGAGCCTATTACAAAAACAAAAATTAAAAGAACAAGAAAAAAAACAAAAAAAAAGCAAAAGTGATGTCGCTGAATACCAATGGGATTTGAATGAAGAACAAATCAAGAGCTTAGAGTATTTACAAACTAGTTCTAAAAAAAATCGCTTTGAAATAACCTTATTAAAGGGAATAACTGGTAGTGGAAAAACAGCCGTATATTTAACATGGCTAAAGGAAGTATTAAAGGATGATAACGCTCAATGTCTGATACTAGTTCCAGAAATAAATTTAACGCCGCAACTAGAAAAAATAGTAAAACAAGTTTTTGTAAACGAAGAGGTTTCAGTGCTTCATAGCGACATAAGCTCAGCGCAAAGGAATCTTGCTTGGTGGAAAATAGAAAATGGAATATCTCGTGTCATATTGGGCACGCGACTTAGTATATTTGCACCAGCTAAAACCATTAAAGCCATGGTCATTGACGAAGAACACGACAACTCATATAAACAACAAGACGGTTTAAGGTATCACGCAAGGGATTTAGCGATATGGAGAGCCGCTGAACTCAAAATACCAATAGTCCTAACATCTGCTACACCATCTTCTGAAACATGGCATAAAGTTTTACAAAATAAGATAAGCTTATTAACATTAAATAAAAAAGCTAAAGATGGAGCAAGCCTTTCAACATTAAATCTAATTGATTTAGCCGTTGCAAGAAAAAACAAAAAAATTAACACATATGGGATAACAGAAGAGTTACACGAAGTTATCACCAGAACACAGAAAAACAATAAACAAACACTAATCTATATAAATAGAAGAGGGTATGCTCCCATATTGCACTGTAAAACATGTTCTTGGAAGTCAAGCTGTAATAAGTGTAGTGCGTGGATGGTTGTTCATAAAAAAATAGGTAGTAATAGAAAATTATTGCAATGCCATCATTGTGGAAGTAATCAATACATACCTCTCAGTTGTCCGGATTGTGGGAACCAAGATTTAGAAACACTTGGAATGGGAACACAAAAAATAGAGGAGTTTTTAAAAGAAACATATCCTCAAATAGATTTAATAAGAATTGATAGTGACTCAACTAAATCAAAAGGATCAGCTGATGAGTTATTTAAAAAAATACATGCGGGTGAGCCTGCCATAATCATTGGTACACAAATGATTATTAAGGGACATGATTTTCAACACATACAATCAATTATTGTGATGGACGTCGATAAGAGTTTGTACTCTCAAGATTTTCGAGCAATTGAAAAAATATTTTCACAACTAGTTCAAGTAGCCGGAAGAGCCGGACGAGGTGAAGCAGCTGAAGGTTCCAATATCTATATTCAAACAGAGTTTGTGGACCATCCGATGTTTAAAGCATTGGCAGAACATCAGTATGATCAGTTTATAACGGATATTGTAAAAGAGAGGCAGGATTACCAACTACCACCATATTCACATCAGGCACTCATTATTGCGGAATCGAAAAATGAGCAAATTAATAATGAAGTACTAAATAATTTAAAACAGTATTTAGAGCATGAGTTGCCTGAGAATATTCAAATAAGTGATCCAACGCCTAGAGTTTTACAACGATTATCCGGGGTTGATAGAAACCAAATATTAATTGAAACAAACGATAGAGTTAAATTACAAAAAACACTTGAAAAAGCATTGGATTATATTGAGGTTATCAAGAAAAAATCACGATCAATAAAATTACTAATCGATCGTGACCCACTTCAGTTTTAAATTTCCTCGTACTCGCTCATCGGAACACACGCACAAAATAAATTTCGATCACCATGGACGTTATCGACCCTACCAACTGGCGGCCAATATTTATTAAGCCTTAGTCTTGAAACTGGATAAGCAGCTATTTCTCTAGAGTACGAGTGCTTCCATTCAGATGATAAAAGGGAGTGTGCGGTATGTGGAGCGCTTTTTAACGGATTATCCAATGGAGCAAACTTACCTGTAATGACTAATTCTATTTCTTCACGAATACAAATCATTGCATCAATAAATCGATCCATTTCAAATTTAGACTCACTTTCTGTGGGTTCTATCATCAAAGTTCCTGGAACAGGAAAGCTCATCGTAGGGGCATGAAATCCAAAGTCTATTAAGCGTTTGGCAATATCCTCATTACTAATGCCGGAAAGTTTTTGAATAGGCCTAATATCTAAAATACACTCATGGGCAACTAAATCATTTTGACCTTTGTATAAGATTGGAAAATGAGGACTGAGTTTTTTTGCTATATAGTTGGCGGAAAGAATAGCAACTTCCGTTGCTTGCCGAAGGCCATTCGAACCCATCATTGCAACATACATCCAAGAAATAGGAAGTATTGATGCAGAACCATATGGCGCAGAACTTATACGAGGACGACGTTGACTAGATTTGGCAATTGAGTCAGCAGTAAAAGACATAGGCAAAAAAGGAGCTAGGTGAGCTTTTGCTGCAATTGGTCCAACACCGGGACCACCGCCACCGTGAGGAATACAAAAAGTTTTATGTAAATTCAAGTGACTAACATCCCCACCAAAATGCCCAGGAGATGCTGTACCAACTAAAGCATTCATATTGGCCCCATCAATATATACCTGACCACCATGAGCATGAATTAATTCACAGACCACTTTTACGTGAGATTCAAAAACTCCGTGAGTAGAGGGATAAGTAATCATCATAGCCGCGAGGTTTGAAGAGTGAGATACTACTTTAGTATGTAGATCTGCATAATCAATATTTCCATCAGAGTCACATGCAATCACTACCACTTCCATCCCAGCCATTTGTGCAGATGCAGGATTAGTGCCGTGAGCCGATGATGGAATAAGACAAATATTACGGTGCATATCTCCACGAGACTCATGATAAGCCTGAATCGCCAATAGACCAGCATACTCACCTTGTGATCCAGCATTCGGCTGTAAAGATACACAATCATAACCAGTTGCTGCACACATCATATGTTCAACTTGTTCTATGAGCTCCGCATATCCAGTCCATTGACCAGAAGGTGCAAAGGGATGAATTTGATTAAATGTGGGCCATGAAATGGGTAACATTTCACTGGTAGCATTTAACTTCATCGTGCAAGAACCAAGCGGGATCATCGTTCTATCTAATGCCAAATCTTTATCTGAAAGGCGGCGAAGATATCGAAGCATTTCATGTTCTGAGTGATATCGATTAAATGTTGGGTGGGTTAAAAAAGAATCTGTACGACCTAAATCTTGAGGAAAGAAGGATTCTGATGTGGGTATAAATGACTCAAGCTTATCAACCATCAATTCAATACCAAATGCTTTTAAAATAACAGTTATATCCTCATCAGAACAAGTTTCATCTAAGGAGATCACAAGATGTTGATCATCTAAATATCTAAAATTCATTTGAAGAGAATTGGCTTTGGAAAGAATGGACTCTACAAGGTTTGACTTAATAAGTAGAGTATCAAACCAAGTTGAGTTACAAACGGCTACGCCATGCTTCTTGAGGGTATTAGCCAATAAAGAAGTATAGAAATGGGTACGAAGAGCAATTTTCTTTAAACCCTGTGGTCCATGGTAAACGGCAAACATACTAGCAATAACAGCCAATAAAACTTGTGCAGTACAAATATTTGAAGTTGCCTTTTCTCTTCGAATATGCTGTTCACGAGTTTGTAAAGCGAGACGATAAGCAGACTTACCATTTGAGTCAATACTGACACCAACCAACCGTCCGGGCATATTTCTTTTATAAATATCTTTAGTCGCTAAAAAAGCGGCATGCGGACCACCGAAGCCAATCGGCACACCAAAGCGTTGTGAATTGCCGATCACAATATCAGCTAGAAGCTTGGCAGGAGACTCCAACAATGTTAGAGCTAATAAATCAGCAGCAATAATAAACAAGCCTTTAATTGCATGAATGTGCTCGCTCATTTTTAAATAATCGTCAAGGGAATGTATGTGGCCATTGCCCCCTGGATATTGAATAATTGCACCAAAAACATCATATTGCGGGATATTGAAAGCGTCATCTACGATGACATGGATATTTAATGGCTTTGCTCGAGTTTTAATGACATCTATAGTTTGGGGGAAAACGTCTGAAGCAACAAAAAAAGAGGTGGATGAAGACTCTGTCGAGCGAAGTGCCAATGTCATTGCCTCAGCAGCAGCAGTCCCTTCATCAAGCATAGACGCATTTGCAATATCCATGCCCGAAAGGTCCATAATCATTTGTTGGAAATTGATGATAGCTTCTAATCTGCCCTGAGATATCTCAGGTTGATAAGGTGTATAAGCGGTATACCAAGAAGGGTTTTCTAAAATATTTCTTTGTATGACAGCGGGAGTAAATGTATTGTAATAACCTTGGCCAATCCAACTTTTATAGACTAAATTTTTATTAGCGAGTGACTTCAATTGGTTTAACGCATCAATTTCTGAAAGTGGCTCGGTAAATTTAGAAAGTGGTAATGCTTGA contains:
- the atpG gene encoding F0F1 ATP synthase subunit gamma, which produces MAGTKEIRNKIKSVQNTRKITKAMEMVAASKMRRAQERMRAARPFAAKIRNVAANITRANPEYRPPFLVEREVKNVGIILITTDKGLCGGLNTNILRMLTTSMKSWHGDKKDILCTAIGAKGFQFLNRIKAKLVSHATHLGDKPLLDDLIGTIKIQLDAFEKGEVDEIYLCYNRFINTMKQEPVIEKILPLPMESLDQSSQEKVAYGWDYIYEPDAQTVLDDLLKKYIEAIIYQAVSENMASEQSARMVAMKAASDNAKNLIAELQLDYNKTRQAAITKELSEIVSGAAAV
- the atpD gene encoding F0F1 ATP synthase subunit beta, with product MSNGNIVQCIGAVVDIQFPRDGMPKVYDALVLEESNEASFAEKGLTFEVQQQLGDGVVRTIAMGSSDGLRRGMSVRGTGAPISVPVGPATLGRIMDVLGRPIDEAGPIATEERRSIHQAAPKFDELSPSVDLLETGIKVIDLVCPFAKGGKVGLFGGAGVGKTVNMMELINNIAKQHSGLSVFAGVGERTREGNDFYHEMKDSNVLDKVAMVFGQMNEPPGNRLRVALTGLSMAERFRDEGRDILFFVDNIYRYTLAGTEVSALLGRMPSAVGYQPTLADEMGRLQERITSTKTGSITSIQAVYVPADDLTDPSPATTFQHLDSTVVLSRDIAALGIYPAVDPLDSTSRQLDPLVVGTEHYAVARGVQTTLQRYKELRDIIAILGMDELSPEDKQSVARARKIQRFLSQPFHVAEVFTGSPGKYVTLKETIRGFKMIVDGELDHLPEQAFYMVGTIDEAIEKAKKL
- a CDS encoding F0F1 ATP synthase subunit epsilon; translated protein: MATIHVDVVSAENSIYSGEAKFIALPGESGELGVLPGHTPLITRIRPGSVRIEKPDGEEEFVFVAGGILEVQPHSVTVLADTAIRGADLDEAKANEAKRRAEDLMATRTSDIDFAHAQSEFAMAAAQLAAIARFRRKK
- the hemE gene encoding uroporphyrinogen decarboxylase, whose translation is MPGNIFPELINDRFLKACRFEKLDSTPIWLMRQAGRYLPEYNKTRAKAGSFLQLAKNPQLSSEVTLQPIDRYGLDAAILFSDILTIPDAMGLGLSFEQGEGPRFSNPLRTEKSIKDLRVADMDQLRYVFDAVSQIKKDLIQDGKQRVPLIGFSGSPWTLACYMVEGAGSKDFQETKTMLYKRPDLMKHILDINIQSVTEYLRLQIESGAQAVMLFDTWGGLLSSVDYLEYSLAPMREVIRRLHEDREIKEQVPILLFSKGGAIWLNEMAKSGADVLGLDWTISLSKARELLGKQKIAIQGNLDPLTLLGDQKIIKKKVSELFNELALTKAIDDEISPLDGHIFNLGHGISQFTPPENVYCLIDAIRSESKRHRTKII
- the priA gene encoding primosomal protein N', translated to MIVTIAIDVPIFQLFDYIWNQEELLQAPQIGDIVKVEFRKKITAGIVLQIDKKNSCANDQIRNLKPVLAIAPDLKVTTQVISLCQFSAKYYLKPLGETLFTSIPADWKRPNKWSLLQKQKLKEQEKKQKKSKSDVAEYQWDLNEEQIKSLEYLQTSSKKNRFEITLLKGITGSGKTAVYLTWLKEVLKDDNAQCLILVPEINLTPQLEKIVKQVFVNEEVSVLHSDISSAQRNLAWWKIENGISRVILGTRLSIFAPAKTIKAMVIDEEHDNSYKQQDGLRYHARDLAIWRAAELKIPIVLTSATPSSETWHKVLQNKISLLTLNKKAKDGASLSTLNLIDLAVARKNKKINTYGITEELHEVITRTQKNNKQTLIYINRRGYAPILHCKTCSWKSSCNKCSAWMVVHKKIGSNRKLLQCHHCGSNQYIPLSCPDCGNQDLETLGMGTQKIEEFLKETYPQIDLIRIDSDSTKSKGSADELFKKIHAGEPAIIIGTQMIIKGHDFQHIQSIIVMDVDKSLYSQDFRAIEKIFSQLVQVAGRAGRGEAAEGSNIYIQTEFVDHPMFKALAEHQYDQFITDIVKERQDYQLPPYSHQALIIAESKNEQINNEVLNNLKQYLEHELPENIQISDPTPRVLQRLSGVDRNQILIETNDRVKLQKTLEKALDYIEVIKKKSRSIKLLIDRDPLQF
- the gcvP gene encoding aminomethyl-transferring glycine dehydrogenase; this encodes MPSSLVQDNLQTHAEFISRHIGPSPDEQNSMLRVLGFQSREDLIQSVVPSSIRENQALPLSKFTEPLSEIDALNQLKSLANKNLVYKSWIGQGYYNTFTPAVIQRNILENPSWYTAYTPYQPEISQGRLEAIINFQQMIMDLSGMDIANASMLDEGTAAAEAMTLALRSTESSSTSFFVASDVFPQTIDVIKTRAKPLNIHVIVDDAFNIPQYDVFGAIIQYPGGNGHIHSLDDYLKMSEHIHAIKGLFIIAADLLALTLLESPAKLLADIVIGNSQRFGVPIGFGGPHAAFLATKDIYKRNMPGRLVGVSIDSNGKSAYRLALQTREQHIRREKATSNICTAQVLLAVIASMFAVYHGPQGLKKIALRTHFYTSLLANTLKKHGVAVCNSTWFDTLLIKSNLVESILSKANSLQMNFRYLDDQHLVISLDETCSDEDITVILKAFGIELMVDKLESFIPTSESFFPQDLGRTDSFLTHPTFNRYHSEHEMLRYLRRLSDKDLALDRTMIPLGSCTMKLNATSEMLPISWPTFNQIHPFAPSGQWTGYAELIEQVEHMMCAATGYDCVSLQPNAGSQGEYAGLLAIQAYHESRGDMHRNICLIPSSAHGTNPASAQMAGMEVVVIACDSDGNIDYADLHTKVVSHSSNLAAMMITYPSTHGVFESHVKVVCELIHAHGGQVYIDGANMNALVGTASPGHFGGDVSHLNLHKTFCIPHGGGGPGVGPIAAKAHLAPFLPMSFTADSIAKSSQRRPRISSAPYGSASILPISWMYVAMMGSNGLRQATEVAILSANYIAKKLSPHFPILYKGQNDLVAHECILDIRPIQKLSGISNEDIAKRLIDFGFHAPTMSFPVPGTLMIEPTESESKFEMDRFIDAMICIREEIELVITGKFAPLDNPLKSAPHTAHSLLSSEWKHSYSREIAAYPVSRLRLNKYWPPVGRVDNVHGDRNLFCACVPMSEYEEI